One Argentina anserina chromosome 6, drPotAnse1.1, whole genome shotgun sequence genomic window, TCGGCCTTGACGCTCTTGGCCAACATGTCATCCACGTATACCTCAATCTCGCGACCGATGTGCTTATCAAAAATTTGCGTGACACAACGCACATACGTAGCCCCTGCGTTTTTAACCCgaaaagcatgacattataacAGTAAATGCCTCTGTCAGTAACGAAGGTTGTAGCTTCCTGATCCGCGGGGTTCATGCGTATCTAATTGTACCCAGAGTAGGCATCCATCATGCTTAGCAACTCATGACCTGTTGTTGTATCGATTAATTGATCGATTCTGGGTAGAGGAAAGCTATCTTTAGGGCATGCCTTATTTACGttcttgtaatccacacacatcCGCCATTTTCCATTGGCTTTACGGACCATAACGCAGTTTGAAATCCACTCAGGGTACTGGACTTCCCTAATGAACTTCATGCCTTTCAATTTGTCGACCTCCTGGCATATTGCCATGCTTTTCTCGTCGTCGAAGCTACGTCGCTTTTGTTTAACTGAATATGCAGAAGGTTTGATGTGTAGCTCGTGCATGATGATGTCAGGCGAAATGCCGGGCATATCCTCGTAGGACTATGCAAAGACTTCCATGGTCTCTCCTAGGAAGTTTACTAGGTCCTTCTCCACTGTGGGGCTAAGACTAGCGTCGATCTTGATTTTTCGCTCCGGGTGGTGTAGGAAGGGTGTGATGCTTTTCAAGGAAGATTCGGGATTTTCTGGAGTCTTGGCTTCGTAAGGCGTGGTCTTTTTCTTCCCCTTTCTTGTTGTTACATCGCAGTCGCGTGCATCGACGACCTTGTCGGTTAAGTTTGTTGCAGCATGTACCGCTAAGATTTCGTGACGGTTGCGTGTGTGCCTAACTGAGAGTGCTTGGAAATCTTTCACCACAGACTGTGATCCCCGGACCTGTCCTGTTCCATTTGGGGTTGGGAATTTGATGAGTATCATGTACCCAGCAATGAAGGTTCATATTCGGTTGAGAGTAGGCCGACCAATGATCCCGTTGTAAGAACTATAGGCATCAACTACGATGAACTCAGATTCGACATATATTGTGCATGGTGCAGTCCCAATGCGTACCGTCATGTAGTCTGAGCCTAAAGGTTGGGTTACGTCACCGGAGAAGCTGATCAACAGTTCGTGGTCCTGCACTAACTTCTTACCACTACGCTCCATCTTCTCGTAGCATCCTTTGAATATGACATTAACTGCGGATCCTGTGTCGATAATCATTTTCCCTACGTCCCACTGTCCACCCAAGATCGCGTCAATGAGGAATGCGTTGTCATTGGGTAGGGAAATGCCAATTTCCTCCTCTTCAGTGAAGGTGATCTGCTTCCATCATTCCTTCTGTCTTTTGGCGTTTCCCCCTGTGATGGCGACTTTCCTTAGATGGTTGCTGCGGGTGAAGCGCTTTTTTGTAAGGTTGGACATGCTTGTCATTGGGGCTCCGCCCTCAATCACATTGATACGGCGTAGGTTCTCTACTGCGGCAATCACGTCTGTTGTACCCTTGGCTGCGCTGCCCGGACACCTGTGTCGCCATTGGCTCTCAGTGTGCGGAGAGTTCTGCAATCGTTCGTGTTGTGGCTTCCATTTTTATGAAACCTGCACCACTTACCAGTCTTCGCTTCGGTTTGAGGGCGTAGTGGTCTTGCTAGCTTCCTCAACGTACCCTGATGTTTGTGAAAGAAGTCTTCTTGAGTTTCTTCCCTCGGTGGTGTGTGGTCACCGCGGTGACTCATCGCGTTAACTTGGCAAGGATCTCTGTTATTGCGACGCTCACCGTCGAGTCTCCTGCTCTTGTCTCGGCCTCTGTGCCGATCATGGTTATGCTCGTTATGGCGGTTTAACTGATGTCactctcttttccttcttttgctGCGGTCTTCTGTGCCGGGGTATAGCTCACGTTGTAAGGGAATTGTGTTTGTAGGTACAGATGACTGCGGCGCAGTGTTTTTGTCTGATGGTACCGGAGTTCGCTTTTCCCCGTATGTGACATATTCTGCCTGAGCGTACCACATAGCTTCAGTCATAATTTCATCGTAGGTGGCGTCTCGCATTTGAGGGTCCACGTTGATATGGAACATGAAGTTTTCAGACCGTAGTCCTTCCTTGAATGCGGCAAAGGCAAGTGTTTTGTTCAAGTTCCGGCATTTGGATGCGGCTGTCTGCCATCGCATGACAAATGCGCCCAATGTTTCCCTACTTTCTTACTTTATTTGGAATAGAACGTCTGTTGTATGTGCTTCTCTGGCGATGAGGATGAACCGATTAAGGAACGATGTAGTCAACTGCGCGAAAGAATCCATGGAGTTCGCCGGTTGTTCGAATAACCAGTTCATGGCATCCCCATATAGTGTTTCGCTAAACAGGTGGCAGAGTGTGGCGTCGTCAAATTCTCTGCTAGCGGTAACTTTTTTGAAGTTATCTATGTGCCGGAATGGGTTGCCCTCACCCGTGTATGGCGTAATTTTCAGACTTTTGGATTGTGAAGGACGTACAATATTCATTATTTGCGTAATGAAGGGGCCTGGCTGCGAACACTGGCCGGTATCGCGGATTGGCGTCCCGCTGCTCTATTGTGGTTAGCCGCTGCAATATCAGAGCCAATGTGGGATCCGTGCTGTGGCCAGTTGTACGGGGTCGTGAGCGAGAGGTTACGCTCGTGCTTCCCTCTTCACGGTTTAGAATATGATGTGGCGATGGTGGCCGCTTCTTGGCGAGTTCGTAGGGGGTCAAGCTGATGCTCAGGTTAACTTGTTCCTGTCCTTTTGTTTGCGCGCTGACTTTTCGCTGCGATTCACCGTGTTGATGACTGCGTTCGGCCCGCTCAAGCTGCGCTCGCATCCTGTCAAGCTCGGCCTGCAAAGCCGCGGCCTTCTCGCGTTCAATTGTTTCGTGATGTTGGCACTTAGCTAGGTCATTGGCCATGTTTGCCATTCTTGCGGCGATCACGGGATCAGGAGTCGCGCTAGTGCTGGCGACCGTCCCGGGTGTAGGGGTGAGAATGATAGGGTCGTTTGTGGAGGGTAGGGGATGGTTGAGACTGAGATCAGTTACGTCTTCTACATGATCGTCAGCCGAAATTGGGGGGGGGTGGTAGGATTGAGAGTGCTCATTTCGAAGTGCAGTTGCTTCGCTAAAGCTGCATGTGTTTTATGGGATCTTTTTGTTACGTTTCCCACAGACGGTGCCAATGTTAACGTAGTGAATTGTGCTGATGCAATACGCTACACTCTTTGTTGATGCGACACGCTGTGCTCCTCGTTTCTTTCCTATCACAAGTAGTACGAGTCGTCAAAGTGGAGACCACGacggcgtggtcttcaactctccgatgCTCAAGTCAGATTGGtaataatttatgcagagtaacagtTGGTAGTTAAGTGCCCTTACCTTACGAGGTCAAGGGTTTAACCTTTTATAGTTAAAttgaggtagatcattcaCTCATCTTCTGGTGTGGGAAAAAATCCAATTGAGATGGTTCTCTGGAGCCTTCTTTgggatgcgcgtgagggcgcgtccgtagtcGGTTTGGGCCGCGGGGCGGCCCGTTGCACAGCTAGTGTGACTAGCTCACTGCTGGTATTGCGATGCTGAGCTATTTATTAGCCTTAGTGTTCTGATAGTTGCGCTGATTATATCGGGCATAAGTCTATGCCAACAAGGACAATGCTCACATCTTCTTATTGAAAACACAATTTTTAATCCTAATAACATAAGATAACAAAACACGAATCATAAATGCCCTAAATGGGCTACTTTTATTGACCCATGCCAGGCCCAAAAGAGTGGGTCCAACCCAAATTGAGGCCTCACCCCAGGAATCCGAAAACCGCAGGTTGCCAAAAAAATCTGTCCAGCCCTAACCACCGCCACCCTCGCCGGTGCCAGCCCTCTGATCTTGATCGCCCGCTGCCAACAATCCTTCGTCATAGTGTCGTGAAGGACAACTATGAAGATTCCAGTTTTTCCCCAGATCAGATCGGAGAAAGCCGATTCAGTTCCAAGCCGTAACCTCCGATCTATCCCCCACCACCACGAGTTCTTCCCCCACAGACGGAATCCGACTTCACCACACCATTCCCCGCTGCCAACCAAACCAGAGAGGGGCAAACCAATCTCTAAACGCCACCACGGTTCTCTTCCCCCTCGACACAAGAGCCTCCAACATATACCCGACATCGAAAAGATCGATGCGGACACTCATCAACCTCAACAGAAGCAACCAAGTCTTGTCTGACAACGGCGAAGAGGCTCGCCGCTGGATAGGGAGACGGAAACACTTTGGCAAAGTCGAGCGCGTGATGGCACGTTTCTACAGTAATTGTTTGTATTACTGTTGTAGAGGATTTCAAAATAAACCCGAGAGGAAACCCTCAATGTTTACCTTGGAGCCGGTGCTAAAGACAAAATGATTTTGACTGTGGAAATTAATTAGGGAGGTTGTGATGATAGTGATGCTGTATTTAGTGTATTGCCAGTCTTTGAAACTGCAGATAGTTTGAGTTAAGATAATTGCAGATCATGGTAATGATAGTGATGCTGTATCATAGAAGATGGAGACTCATCAGAATAAAAGGTTCCCTGAGACCAAGAAGCTAGAGCTAGCATCATAAATTATTGAGTCTTATCTTCTCTTATATCCATAACGAGTAGCACATGGCGTGAAGACCCATTAATATATGTACATGATCTTTGTGAAAGATTCATGGTGCTCTCGATCGACTAATGAAACTTCATAGTCGAAACTCGAAAACGATTAATACTCACTTACGAACAGTACAACACCATTCAATACCAATAATGGCAGGACATATTGGTGACTGGTGAACATTCAACTCTCTGTTACTTCTATAAATATCTCTCTAGCAAGTAGCTAGAACCTATGTGCTTATTTACCAATATATCAAACTTGTCTTTGGTCTTTCAATTTCTCAGATCACTCTTATCACTACAGTGCTTGGAAAATGACACATATAGTTGGACTGAGCGAGCCAGAACAGCAATCCTCTGTACTCTGTAGTCTAGAGTTCAAGGCATTCATATGTGTGGGGGTACGCATGGTCAAAGATTCTATTTATTTGCTGACCTAAAATTAAAACACTAGTACCCGATCACATTTCAAATTACCTATATTCTGGCTTATTCGTTGTCTCATTGAGCAATCCCCAATCTTAAATCTGGGGATGCGATGTAACTTGACAACTTGGTTTCTTGAGAAGTTTCTGCAGAAGCTCAGAAAGTAGAGAGAACGAAGTGTTTGATGAAGCACTTCAGTAAAATATAATATCTAGCTTGAATCTGCCAATGCCTCGGCCAAAATCTTATGTGCATCTCCAAGAGATATATGGCACACGCATGTTAGCTGCTATCAAGAAATACTAGTATAATTAATCATACACATGTATTGTTTCACTGGCTTGGATGGGATACTCGGAAGTGAAAAGGGTTGAAGGTTAATTGTATTTTCAAAATCTCaggtgaagaaaaagaagatagAAATGGAAGCTATATATAGATGCCCCAGTCTGTGTTTTCCATATGCTGTGTAACTATCCTTCCCTGGCAGCTAGTATATTGCAGTGTTCACAGTCCATATAAATGATACATTACAACCTAAAACTACCAAAGGCAAGTTCTAGTCTCAGAGGGTCCCTTCTCTGCTCTATAATCAATCACACAAACAGGCCCCCCAAACCCCAGTCCCAGTtccaatttctttttttattctaggaaaaaagagagagaaagaaaccaAAGATAAACTTCTTACTTATAATCAGTTATCCATGATCAATTCAAAAGGTTTAAATTAAGAAGATGCAATATCAAAAAGCTGTCAAACAATTTTGAAATATAGGAAAACAAGAGTACCAGTGACTCGTCAATAAATCTCTGGATCTATAGATTATGGTATAACAAAACAGATAGCCATAGTGTGACTATAATAAAGCTCGCAAATAATTTGAGCCTTTGAGGCATTCTGTGaagtaaaatagaaaaaacaaGAGTACCAGTGACTCGTCATCATCTTATGTGTTTTATCCTATTTTTGTTTAGTTCCTCttctattttcattttgatttttcgTAATTTACGTTGCATTTTCCATTCGAGTAATTACATGTGAAAATTAAATTGCAAAAAAATTCGTGTACGTTCATTTCTGGCTCATCCATGTGTGGTCGGAACTTCAGTGACTAGCTAGCTTGACGTGTACGTGCTGAACTTGTTTCTACCATGATCGAATTACTTGCCCTATCAAATCATGTGATTCTGCATACAATTATGGTAATTAGCAGTTTCTACTTTTGCAAACCATTTCTATTCTTCTATATAAATAGATCAAGCAAGCACATGCACCACCATATCTACCTTTCTCAATAATTTACCGCTTCTAGTGCACTAGTATGGTAGGCAAAACTATAGTGACAGAGGGAAATGAAAGAAAGTGACAGTACTACTAATACTGCAGAAACCACTGCAAGCTTCAGTAATGGCACTAGGAATCTGCACAACAATGGCGGATGCGAGCCCTGCAGATCTTTTGGTCAAAAGTGCACTCATCTTATGAAGAAGCAGCGGACCAAGTTCTACATCCTCCGACGTTGCATAGCAATGCTTCTCTGCTCGCATGAACGTAATGATTCATGAGGATCCCAGAGCTAGCTAGCTCGccttttctctatatatagctgcAGCTGCGGGTTGTTAGTTTTACTTAATCTAAATATTTTCTGTGTTACAATTATTGCTAGTGTTGTTCTCCTACTTATATCTTATCTAGGGACTGTAATTAAAATCAATATGTTCGTCAAGGAATTATAATTAGCCCTTTTTCATTGAATCAGCCAGATCTGCTGGCTTTCCAACGTCGTTGGATCTTACATTCTATTTAAAATCATGTTTTAGCTTACTGTTTGTTTGTTTACCAAGTACTCCTCTTCTATTTCGTCCATTTTTGTATGATAAAAG contains:
- the LOC126800350 gene encoding small polypeptide DEVIL 16 — translated: MKESDSTTNTAETTASFSNGTRNLHNNGGCEPCRSFGQKCTHLMKKQRTKFYILRRCIAMLLCSHERNDS